A stretch of the Rhodospirillales bacterium genome encodes the following:
- a CDS encoding cytochrome c, protein MLQKFGVTVAGLVAGAMISAGNLVVTTAAEEAEPPPYEGHIQCETEGDLSTCQIDLWLTRGYRAFSQCQVCHGLTGDGSTIGPSLVQKLRQIDLDRFMEVVVNGYEGQIGVMPGWGTNPNVMNYIDQLYAYLLARADGVLPAGRLKRYDR, encoded by the coding sequence TTGCTTCAGAAATTTGGCGTTACCGTTGCCGGCCTAGTGGCGGGAGCCATGATCAGCGCCGGGAACCTAGTCGTCACGACTGCGGCGGAAGAGGCGGAACCGCCCCCTTATGAAGGACACATTCAGTGCGAAACGGAGGGTGACCTCAGCACGTGCCAGATCGATCTCTGGCTAACCCGCGGTTATCGGGCATTCAGCCAGTGCCAGGTCTGCCACGGTCTGACAGGTGATGGCAGCACGATCGGACCCAGCCTTGTTCAAAAGCTCCGCCAGATTGATCTCGACCGTTTCATGGAAGTCGTCGTGAACGGCTACGAAGGGCAGATCGGGGTGATGCCGGGCTGGGGAACCAACCCCAACGTCATGAATTACATTGATCAACTCTACGCCTATCTCCTGGCACGGGCCGACGGGGTGCTCCCGGCTGGCAGGCTGAAGCGATACGATCGATGA
- a CDS encoding methanol/ethanol family PQQ-dependent dehydrogenase, whose product MGVLVAVPVSVSANDDVKALSADVNNWAMWGRTYDGARYSPLSEINAGNVGSLQVAWTFSTGVLRGHEGGPMVIGDTMFVHTPFPNKVFSINLADQTINWAYVPVQDPSVIPVMCCDTVYRGLAYAEGKIFLQQADTTLVALDANSGEVIWSVVNGDPSAGSTNTNAPIVVNDKVYTGISGGEFGVRGFLAAYNINDGSLVWKGYSTGPDDEMLIDPENTTHMLEPVGPNSSLDSWEGDQWKIGGGTTWGWFTYDPDLNLIYYGTGNPSTWNPVVRPGDNKWSMTIFARDADTGMARWVYQMTPHDEWDYDGVNEGILADIEIDGVMRKVIVHFDRNGFGYTLDRATGELLVAEKYDPATNWATHVDMETGRPQVVAEYSTDQQGEDVNTQNICPAALGSKDQQPAAFSPRTGLFYVPTNHVCMDYEPFRVEYVSGQPYVGATLSMFPAGRVTGDGTDNLGNFIAWDAAKGEIVWSVPEQFSVWSGALATAGDIVFYGTLDGRLKAVDANSGAELYSFKTPSGIIGNVNTWTFEGKQYVGVLSGVGGWAGIGMAAGLEGDTDGLGAVGAYRGLNQHTQLGGVLTVFALP is encoded by the coding sequence ATGGGGGTGCTTGTCGCTGTGCCGGTCTCTGTGTCGGCCAACGACGACGTCAAGGCGCTCAGCGCCGACGTCAACAACTGGGCGATGTGGGGCCGTACCTATGACGGTGCCCGGTATAGCCCGCTTTCAGAAATCAACGCCGGAAACGTGGGCAGTCTTCAGGTAGCCTGGACCTTCTCCACTGGGGTTCTGCGTGGGCACGAGGGTGGTCCGATGGTAATCGGTGACACGATGTTCGTGCACACCCCGTTCCCCAACAAGGTGTTCTCGATCAACCTCGCCGATCAGACGATCAACTGGGCGTACGTCCCCGTACAGGACCCATCTGTCATTCCGGTTATGTGCTGTGACACGGTCTACCGTGGCCTGGCCTACGCCGAAGGCAAGATCTTCCTGCAGCAGGCGGACACCACGTTGGTCGCGCTTGACGCGAACTCCGGCGAGGTGATCTGGAGCGTGGTGAACGGGGACCCGTCCGCCGGCTCCACCAACACCAACGCCCCGATCGTGGTCAACGACAAGGTGTACACCGGGATCAGCGGCGGTGAGTTTGGCGTCCGCGGCTTCCTTGCTGCGTACAACATCAACGACGGAAGCCTGGTCTGGAAGGGCTACAGCACGGGTCCCGACGATGAGATGCTCATCGATCCGGAAAACACCACGCATATGCTGGAGCCGGTCGGTCCCAATTCCAGTCTGGATTCCTGGGAAGGAGACCAGTGGAAAATCGGTGGCGGCACCACGTGGGGCTGGTTCACCTACGACCCTGACCTGAACCTCATCTACTACGGCACCGGCAACCCGAGCACCTGGAACCCGGTGGTCCGCCCGGGCGACAACAAGTGGTCGATGACCATCTTCGCGCGTGACGCTGACACTGGTATGGCCCGATGGGTCTACCAGATGACGCCGCACGACGAATGGGACTACGACGGTGTCAACGAGGGCATCCTTGCCGACATCGAAATCGATGGCGTAATGCGCAAGGTGATTGTGCACTTCGACCGTAACGGTTTCGGCTACACGCTTGACCGTGCCACGGGCGAGCTCCTGGTCGCCGAGAAGTACGACCCGGCCACCAACTGGGCCACGCACGTCGACATGGAGACGGGCCGTCCACAGGTGGTAGCGGAGTACAGCACCGACCAGCAGGGCGAAGATGTCAACACCCAGAACATCTGCCCGGCCGCGCTTGGATCGAAAGACCAGCAACCGGCCGCGTTCTCGCCGCGCACCGGCCTCTTCTACGTGCCGACGAACCACGTCTGCATGGACTACGAGCCGTTCCGTGTCGAGTACGTCTCCGGGCAGCCGTACGTCGGGGCAACGCTGAGCATGTTCCCCGCTGGCCGGGTAACCGGCGACGGGACCGACAACCTCGGCAACTTCATCGCGTGGGATGCCGCCAAGGGTGAGATCGTCTGGTCCGTACCGGAACAGTTCTCCGTCTGGAGCGGCGCGCTGGCGACTGCTGGTGACATCGTCTTCTACGGGACTCTCGACGGCCGTCTGAAGGCAGTCGACGCCAACTCCGGTGCGGAGCTTTACAGCTTCAAGACCCCGTCCGGCATCATCGGCAACGTGAACACCTGGACCTTTGAGGGCAAGCAGTACGTCGGCGTGCTCTCCGGTGTGGGCGGCTGGGCCGGCATCGGCATGGCCGCTGGCCTGGAAGGCGACACCGACGGGCTTGGTGCCGTCGGCGCCTACCGAGGCCTGAACCAGCACACCCAGCTCGGCGGCGTGCTGACCGTGTTCGCGCTCCCGTAG